A genomic region of Carassius carassius chromosome 13, fCarCar2.1, whole genome shotgun sequence contains the following coding sequences:
- the LOC132156359 gene encoding P2Y purinoceptor 3-like, whose protein sequence is MMASLNHSASSLPSCTYKEDFKRFLLPSVYSLVFILGLPLNFIIILRIWGSRRTLTRTKIYMLNLAVADFLYVCSLPLLIYNYASKDYWPFGDFTCRLVRFQFYSNLHGSIFFLTCISFQRYMGICHPLTVWPRQGGCKLAWLVCAGVWVAVVVLCAPTFEFAATGIQRNRTVCYDLSVPERSTAYFPYGITLTCLGFVVPFLVIVVLYCKMAWVLWQVGEFREVSAIEKKNKAVKMIIIVMLVFAISFLPFHVTKTLYLLVRTFPTAPCELRNLLSVVYKCTRPFASMNSVLDPILFYFTQPQYRRSTRSLLLKITSLRDKTSQI, encoded by the coding sequence ATGATGGCGTCTCTTAACCATTCCGCCTCAAGTCTGCCTTCCTGCACCTACAAGGAGGACTTCAAGCGCTTCCTCCTCCCCTCCGTCTACAGCCTGGTCTTCATCCTTGGACTGCCGCTCAACTTCATCATCATCCTGCGGATATGGGGCTCCCGACGCACTCTGACACGGACCAAAATCTACATGCTGAATCTAGCCGTGGCAGACTTCCTGTACGTCTGTTCACTTCCGCTTCTCATATACAACTACGCCAGCAAAGACTACTGGCCATTCGGTGACTTCACCTGCCGCTTGGTTCGCTTCCAGTTCTACAGCAACCTGCACGGAAGCATCTTCTTCCTCACGTGCATCAGCTTCCAGCGCTACATGGGCATCTGCCATCCGCTGACGGTGTGGCCCAGACAAGGTGGATGCAAGCTGGCGTGGTTGGTCTGCGCTGGCGTCTGGGTGGCTGTCGTGGTTCTTTGCGCTCCAACATTCGAGTTCGCCGCCACCGGCATCCAGCGCAACCGAACCGTGTGCTACGACCTCAGCGTTCCAGAGCGCTCCACAGCATACTTCCCATACGGCATCACTTTGACCTGTCTGGGCTTCGTCGTGCCCTTTCTAGTGATCGTGGTGCTGTACTGCAAAATGGCTTGGGTTCTCTGGCAGGTCGGCGAATTCAGAGAAGTTTCAGCcatagagaagaagaataaagcTGTGAAGATGATCATCATTGTGATGCTGGTGTTCGCCATCAGCTTCTTGCCCTTCCACGTGACAAAGACGCTCTACCTGCTGGTGAGGACCTTTCCCACGGCCCCCTGCGAACTGAGGAACCTGCTGTCTGTGGTCTACAAATGCACCAGACCCTTCGCCAGCATGAACAGCGTTCTGGACCCCATTCTGTTCTACTTCACCCAGCCGCAGTACAGACGCAGCACCAGGAGTCTGCTGCTCAAGATCACCTCGCTCAGAGACAAGACTAGCCAAATCTGA